In the genome of Myroides phaeus, one region contains:
- a CDS encoding M64 family metallopeptidase: MKKLFLLLALCLSTMVSAQEFKDYFEDKTLRLDYVFGGDAKRQFILLDELASYPQWAGRTHHLSENALKGNGQVRVYDEQSDLLIYTNSFSTLFQEWLSTEEAQRTTKSFENVFLVPFPKHKVRIELVLFDENGKEKDTLVHYVDPTDMLIHQKGVADVTEHVYLHKAKDEGKAINVVFVAEGFQAGEMDKFMTAAKVSIEEILKHKPFGKFADNFNFIAVKSASQDSGVSVPRKGEWRKTAVESNFDTFYSERYLTTNRIKKLHDVLAGIPYEHIVILANTDVYGGGGIYNSYTLTTTGNKDFKPVVVHEFGHSFAGLADEYFYEQDVLSDLISNVSEPWERNITTLVDFNSKWKKMLKKGTPIPTDAKDVKKYPIGVYEGLAGRKIYKGTLDCRMKTNQYPDFCPVCQNAIEELILFYTE, encoded by the coding sequence ATGAAGAAACTATTTTTACTGTTAGCATTGTGCCTTAGTACAATGGTCAGTGCACAAGAATTTAAAGACTATTTTGAAGATAAAACATTGCGATTAGACTATGTATTTGGAGGAGATGCCAAACGACAGTTTATTTTATTAGACGAGTTAGCTTCGTATCCACAATGGGCAGGGAGAACACATCACCTGAGTGAAAATGCACTAAAAGGTAATGGACAAGTACGCGTTTACGATGAGCAGAGTGATTTACTTATTTATACGAATAGTTTTAGTACACTATTTCAAGAGTGGTTATCTACTGAGGAAGCACAACGCACTACAAAGAGTTTTGAAAACGTATTCTTAGTTCCATTTCCAAAGCATAAAGTGCGCATTGAACTTGTGTTATTTGACGAAAATGGCAAAGAGAAAGATACATTAGTTCACTATGTTGATCCAACTGATATGTTGATTCATCAAAAAGGAGTAGCGGATGTAACAGAACACGTATATTTACATAAAGCGAAAGATGAGGGAAAAGCGATCAATGTGGTTTTTGTAGCAGAAGGTTTTCAAGCAGGAGAGATGGATAAGTTTATGACTGCAGCTAAGGTTTCAATAGAGGAAATTTTAAAGCACAAACCGTTTGGCAAATTTGCAGATAACTTTAATTTTATTGCTGTAAAGAGTGCTTCTCAAGATTCTGGAGTAAGCGTGCCTCGTAAAGGAGAGTGGCGTAAGACAGCCGTAGAGTCAAATTTTGATACTTTTTATTCAGAGCGTTATTTGACGACTAATCGCATTAAAAAATTACACGATGTTTTGGCGGGTATTCCTTACGAGCACATTGTTATTTTAGCGAATACTGATGTGTATGGTGGTGGTGGAATTTACAACTCGTACACATTAACTACAACGGGGAATAAGGATTTTAAACCGGTGGTAGTGCACGAGTTTGGTCATAGTTTTGCCGGATTAGCAGATGAGTATTTTTATGAGCAAGATGTGTTAAGTGATTTAATTTCGAATGTAAGCGAACCGTGGGAGAGAAACATTACTACACTTGTAGATTTTAATAGTAAGTGGAAGAAAATGTTGAAAAAAGGTACGCCAATTCCAACTGACGCTAAAGACGTGAAAAAATATCCAATAGGTGTTTATGAAGGATTAGCAGGAAGAAAGATTTACAAAGGAACATTAGATTGTAGAATGAAAACAAATCAATACCCAGATTTCTGTCCCGTTTGTCAGAATGCGATAGAAGAGTTAATTTTGTTTTATACAGAGTAA
- the truA gene encoding tRNA pseudouridine(38-40) synthase TruA → MRYFLEFAYNGTHYHGWQLQPNTKTVQEMLTHAISTLLRTPIELVGAGRTDAGVHAKQMYAHFDFDEPFEKATLVQKMNSFLPEDIVVFDIHTVAEEAHARFDATARTYEYHMHLFKDAFSNDLSFYHFRPLNVGLMNEAAKILFEYEDFECFSKTHTDVFTFNCTIYKAEWEVKDNNKLVFTVSANRFLRNMVRAIVGTLINVGLEKITLDDFRKIIESKNRGNAGFSVPGKGLFLTKVSYPYL, encoded by the coding sequence TTGAGATACTTTTTAGAATTCGCTTATAACGGAACTCATTATCACGGTTGGCAACTACAACCGAATACTAAAACGGTACAAGAAATGCTTACTCACGCTATTTCTACCTTACTTCGCACGCCTATTGAGCTGGTGGGGGCTGGAAGAACAGATGCTGGGGTTCACGCAAAACAGATGTATGCACATTTTGATTTTGACGAGCCTTTTGAAAAAGCGACTTTGGTTCAAAAAATGAATTCTTTTTTACCTGAAGATATTGTTGTTTTTGACATTCATACCGTTGCTGAGGAAGCACACGCTCGTTTTGATGCTACTGCTCGTACGTATGAATACCATATGCATTTGTTTAAAGATGCTTTTTCTAACGATTTAAGCTTTTATCACTTCAGACCATTAAACGTTGGGTTGATGAATGAAGCGGCTAAAATCTTATTTGAATATGAAGACTTCGAGTGTTTTTCTAAAACGCATACGGATGTTTTCACATTCAACTGCACGATTTACAAAGCAGAATGGGAAGTAAAAGACAACAATAAATTAGTGTTTACTGTTTCTGCAAACCGCTTCTTGCGAAATATGGTGCGTGCAATAGTAGGTACATTAATTAATGTTGGTCTGGAAAAAATTACGCTTGACGATTTTAGAAAAATCATCGAAAGCAAAAACAGAGGAAACGCAGGGTTTTCAGTTCCCGGAAAGGGACTATTTTTAACTAAAGTAAGTTATCCTTATTTATGA
- a CDS encoding ABC transporter ATP-binding protein gives MRETIIDVKDIKRNFKLGTETVKVLKGVNLQIDKGDYVALMGPSGSGKSTLMNILGCLDTPSSGEYILNGKDVSSLNDDQLAEIRNKNIGFVFQTFNLLPRTTALDNVALPMVYAGYSKVERNERATEVLTQVGLSDRMDHHPNQLSGGQRQRVAVARALVNRPAIILADEPTGNLDTKTSIEIMGLFDEIHANGNTVILVTHEEDIAEHAHRIIRLRDGVIESDERIK, from the coding sequence ATGAGAGAAACTATCATCGATGTAAAGGATATTAAGCGCAACTTTAAGTTGGGTACAGAAACTGTCAAAGTTTTAAAAGGGGTGAATCTTCAGATTGATAAGGGAGATTATGTTGCTCTAATGGGGCCTTCAGGTTCTGGTAAATCAACTTTGATGAATATATTAGGTTGCTTAGATACACCCTCTTCAGGTGAATATATCTTGAATGGCAAGGATGTCAGTTCTTTAAATGACGATCAACTTGCAGAAATCCGCAATAAGAATATTGGTTTTGTTTTTCAGACGTTTAATTTGTTACCTCGTACTACAGCGTTGGACAATGTAGCTTTGCCTATGGTGTATGCTGGTTATTCAAAAGTTGAACGAAATGAACGAGCAACAGAGGTTTTGACACAGGTGGGGTTAAGTGATCGAATGGATCATCATCCTAATCAACTTTCTGGAGGACAAAGACAACGTGTAGCTGTAGCAAGAGCACTTGTTAATAGACCTGCGATTATTTTAGCAGATGAGCCAACCGGTAATTTAGATACGAAGACTTCGATTGAGATTATGGGGTTGTTTGATGAGATTCACGCTAATGGAAATACAGTGATATTAGTTACCCACGAAGAAGATATTGCAGAACACGCTCATCGAATAATTCGCCTTAGAGATGGGGTAATAGAAAGTGATGAGCGAATAAAGTAA
- the rho gene encoding transcription termination factor Rho gives MFEISELKKMKVADLQEIAKKAKIGKIASLKKDELITQILGSQKADSNVAKESVKGPNTVNPKKAATPQEVGESSDKSKRPRLNKPQEEESKLGAKLEQASQVIADKPHRKPAAKQNEKRVSTDTTSTEEKAEGVREAKPAHNRENKREFNKKRGDDSNRRDSQKRDFKNQNRNTVEPTETKAVSTVADVDTDVAEVNVLAETNQNNDSDQNKKPHNNQQNKNNNNHNNKRNNYREPDYEFDGIIESEGVLEMMPDGYGFLRSADYNYLSSPDDIYLSQSQIRLFGLKTGDTVKGVVRPPKEGEKFFPLVRVLKINGHDPQAVRDRVSFEHLTPLFPQEKFNLDGRKSTVSTRLMDMFAPIGKGQRGMIVAQPKTGKTMLLKDVANAIAANHPEAYLIVLLIDERPEEVTDMQRSVDAEVIASTFDEPAERHVKVANIVLEKAKRLVECGHDVVILLDSITRLARAYNTVQPASGKVLSGGVDANALQKPKRFFGAARNIENGGSLSIIATALVDTGSKMDEVIFEEFKGTGNMELQLDRKLSNKRIFPAIDITSSSTRRDDLLLDKDALQRLWVMRNVMDNMNSVEAMTSIIDNLRRTDNNDDFLKTLNEK, from the coding sequence ATGTTTGAAATTTCCGAATTAAAAAAAATGAAGGTTGCTGACCTTCAGGAGATTGCTAAAAAAGCCAAAATAGGTAAAATCGCTTCATTGAAGAAAGATGAGCTTATTACGCAAATTTTAGGTAGTCAAAAAGCAGATTCTAATGTTGCAAAGGAGAGTGTGAAAGGACCGAATACTGTTAATCCTAAGAAAGCTGCAACGCCACAAGAAGTTGGAGAGTCGAGCGATAAATCAAAGCGTCCAAGACTAAATAAACCCCAAGAAGAAGAGAGCAAGTTAGGAGCGAAGTTAGAACAAGCTTCTCAGGTAATTGCTGATAAACCTCATAGAAAACCCGCTGCAAAACAAAACGAAAAAAGAGTTTCTACTGATACAACCAGTACAGAAGAAAAAGCAGAAGGTGTGAGAGAGGCTAAGCCAGCTCATAATCGTGAAAATAAAAGGGAATTTAATAAAAAGAGAGGTGATGATTCTAATCGCCGCGATTCTCAAAAAAGAGATTTTAAAAATCAGAATAGAAATACAGTTGAGCCAACAGAGACAAAAGCAGTTTCTACTGTGGCTGATGTAGATACAGATGTTGCTGAGGTTAATGTTCTTGCTGAAACGAATCAAAATAATGATTCAGATCAAAATAAAAAGCCACACAATAATCAACAAAATAAAAATAATAACAACCATAATAATAAACGCAATAATTACAGAGAACCAGATTATGAGTTTGACGGAATTATTGAAAGTGAAGGTGTTCTTGAAATGATGCCTGATGGTTATGGGTTCTTGCGTTCTGCAGATTATAACTATTTATCTTCTCCTGATGATATTTACTTATCGCAATCTCAAATTAGATTATTTGGTTTAAAAACGGGAGATACAGTTAAAGGAGTGGTAAGACCTCCAAAAGAAGGAGAGAAGTTTTTCCCACTTGTAAGAGTATTAAAAATTAACGGACACGATCCACAAGCTGTGCGTGACCGAGTATCATTTGAACATTTGACACCTTTATTTCCTCAAGAGAAGTTTAATCTTGATGGAAGAAAAAGTACGGTATCAACTCGTTTAATGGATATGTTTGCTCCAATTGGTAAAGGACAACGTGGTATGATCGTTGCACAACCAAAGACGGGTAAAACGATGTTGTTAAAAGATGTAGCAAATGCTATTGCTGCGAATCACCCAGAGGCTTATTTAATCGTACTTTTAATTGATGAGCGTCCAGAAGAGGTTACAGATATGCAGAGAAGTGTAGATGCTGAGGTTATTGCTTCAACATTTGATGAACCTGCAGAAAGACACGTGAAAGTTGCTAATATCGTTTTAGAGAAAGCAAAGCGTTTAGTTGAATGCGGTCACGATGTTGTTATTTTATTAGATTCAATTACACGTTTAGCACGTGCTTATAATACGGTACAACCTGCTTCAGGTAAGGTATTGAGTGGTGGGGTAGATGCTAATGCGCTACAAAAACCAAAACGTTTCTTTGGTGCTGCTCGTAATATTGAAAATGGAGGTTCTTTAAGTATTATTGCAACTGCTCTTGTAGATACTGGTTCAAAAATGGATGAGGTTATCTTTGAAGAGTTTAAAGGTACTGGTAATATGGAACTTCAGTTAGATAGAAAACTTTCTAATAAGCGTATTTTCCCTGCAATTGATATTACTTCATCAAGTACAAGACGCGATGACTTATTATTAGATAAAGATGCTTTACAGCGCCTTTGGGTTATGCGTAATGTAATGGATAATATGAATTCTGTAGAGGCGATGACATCTATTATTGATAATCTAAGAAGGACAGATAATAATGATGATTTCTTGAAAACTTTAAACGAGAAGTAG
- a CDS encoding ABC transporter ATP-binding protein: MKRIKSISLQKILNFAKPYKKRFNWVVVFAITLSIFAAIRPYMLKLTVDEYVQKQDKMGLLLYVGLMGIVLLLEVSSQFFFTYWANWLGQDIVKDIREKLFDKIISFRMRYFDNEPVGKLVTRSVSDIESIASIFSQGLFMIVSDLLKMFVVLCIMFYMNWKLSCIVLVAMPILLYATRVFQLKMKTAFQEVRTQISNLNTFIQERLTGMKIVQLFSRENIEYEKFKEINQRHNQAWLKNIMYNSIFFPIADIVSSLTLGFVIWYGGMSIVNGDNLTTFGDLFAYTMLITMLFNPLRQIADKFNVMQMGIIAAERVFEELELDEVIEDKGTLIAPQFKGHILMKDVRFSYIPEVEILKGINLEIEAGKTIAIVGSSGAGKSTIINLLNRFYDINSGSIKIDGTDINEFKLDSLRKQIAVVLQDVFLFSDSIFNNITLHNPNISRADVIKAAKTIGIHNFIESLPGGYDYNVKERGVMLSSGQRQLIAFLRAYVSNPSILILDEATSSIDTHSEELLQNATDYLTKGRTSIIIAHRLATIVNADQIIVMDKGQIVEKGTHKELLELEKGYYKNLYESQFKIAEGA, encoded by the coding sequence ATGAAACGAATTAAATCTATATCACTACAAAAAATATTAAACTTCGCTAAGCCTTATAAAAAGCGATTTAATTGGGTAGTGGTATTTGCTATAACTTTATCCATCTTTGCTGCTATACGTCCGTATATGCTAAAGCTAACAGTGGATGAGTATGTACAGAAACAAGACAAAATGGGATTGCTTCTTTATGTAGGACTAATGGGTATTGTCTTATTATTAGAAGTGTCTTCTCAATTTTTCTTTACTTATTGGGCTAACTGGTTAGGACAAGACATTGTTAAGGACATCAGAGAAAAATTGTTTGATAAAATCATCAGTTTTAGAATGCGCTATTTTGACAATGAACCTGTTGGTAAATTAGTAACGCGTTCGGTGTCTGATATTGAGTCTATCGCAAGTATTTTTAGTCAAGGACTTTTTATGATTGTCAGTGACTTACTTAAGATGTTTGTGGTGCTTTGTATTATGTTCTATATGAACTGGAAATTGAGCTGTATCGTATTAGTTGCAATGCCAATATTACTTTATGCAACTCGCGTATTCCAGTTAAAAATGAAAACCGCTTTCCAAGAAGTACGTACGCAGATTTCTAACCTAAATACTTTTATTCAAGAGCGATTGACAGGAATGAAAATTGTTCAATTGTTTTCAAGAGAGAATATAGAATACGAGAAGTTTAAAGAAATCAACCAACGACACAATCAAGCTTGGTTGAAAAACATTATGTACAACTCGATTTTCTTCCCTATTGCTGATATTGTATCATCGCTAACCTTAGGGTTTGTTATTTGGTACGGAGGAATGTCGATTGTGAATGGTGATAACTTAACCACGTTTGGAGATTTGTTTGCTTACACAATGTTGATTACAATGCTTTTTAACCCATTGCGTCAAATTGCGGATAAGTTTAACGTAATGCAAATGGGAATTATTGCAGCGGAACGCGTGTTTGAAGAACTTGAACTTGACGAGGTTATTGAGGATAAAGGTACGCTTATTGCTCCGCAGTTTAAAGGACATATTTTGATGAAAGATGTGCGATTTAGCTATATTCCTGAAGTGGAAATTTTAAAGGGTATTAACTTAGAAATTGAAGCTGGAAAAACAATTGCTATTGTCGGGTCTTCTGGAGCAGGAAAGTCAACAATCATCAACTTATTAAACCGCTTTTACGATATTAATAGTGGTTCTATCAAGATTGATGGTACAGATATAAACGAGTTTAAACTGGATTCGCTACGAAAACAAATTGCTGTGGTACTACAAGATGTTTTCTTGTTTAGTGATAGTATTTTTAACAATATTACGTTACACAATCCTAATATCAGTAGAGCGGATGTAATTAAAGCAGCGAAAACAATCGGTATTCACAACTTCATTGAAAGTTTACCAGGTGGATATGATTACAACGTGAAAGAAAGAGGAGTTATGTTGTCATCAGGACAAAGACAGCTTATTGCTTTTTTACGTGCTTATGTAAGTAACCCAAGTATTTTGATATTAGATGAGGCTACTTCTTCTATTGATACACATTCAGAAGAATTACTTCAAAACGCTACTGATTACTTGACAAAAGGGCGTACATCAATTATCATTGCCCACCGTTTGGCTACCATTGTCAATGCAGATCAAATCATTGTTATGGACAAAGGTCAGATTGTTGAAAAAGGAACACATAAAGAACTCCTTGAATTAGAAAAGGGGTATTATAAAAACCTATATGAATCGCAATTTAAAATTGCAGAAGGAGCTTAA
- a CDS encoding metallophosphoesterase family protein has translation MKNILLLSDTHSCIDEHIMKYVVQADEVWHAGDIGDLTVTDTIKKVKPLRAVYGNIDGAEARLEFPEEQFFECEGMKVYMIHIGGYPGKYKASVKQRIMTEHPGIYICGHSHILKVQYDQMLGVLHMNPGAAGISGFHQVRTMLCFKIDQGKISDLEIIEWSKNKKAEL, from the coding sequence GTGAAGAATATATTATTATTGTCTGATACGCATAGTTGTATAGATGAGCATATTATGAAATATGTAGTACAAGCTGATGAGGTTTGGCACGCTGGAGATATAGGGGACTTAACAGTAACTGATACGATTAAGAAGGTAAAACCTTTGCGCGCTGTTTACGGAAATATAGACGGAGCAGAGGCAAGGTTAGAGTTTCCAGAAGAACAGTTTTTTGAGTGTGAAGGGATGAAGGTGTATATGATACATATTGGAGGTTATCCTGGAAAGTATAAAGCAAGTGTGAAACAAAGAATAATGACAGAACATCCAGGGATTTACATTTGTGGGCATTCACATATACTAAAGGTGCAATATGATCAGATGTTGGGAGTATTACATATGAATCCAGGAGCAGCAGGAATCAGTGGTTTTCATCAAGTGCGAACTATGCTGTGCTTTAAAATAGACCAAGGTAAGATTAGTGATTTAGAGATAATCGAATGGTCAAAAAACAAAAAAGCCGAACTTTAA
- a CDS encoding DUF4293 domain-containing protein, whose translation MLQRIQTVYLIIVFVLVGVLPFIFPLWTNGEGTEIYSMHIPMFTILFGLSVAMTVVAILGYNNRKRQFVINRLNIILNFILVGLFIYRSLNISGEAVDTVSEKGIGMFLPLISILFIVLANRAIKKDEDLVKSVDRLR comes from the coding sequence ATGTTACAAAGAATTCAAACTGTTTACTTAATCATCGTTTTTGTACTTGTAGGTGTTTTACCATTCATATTCCCTTTGTGGACTAATGGAGAGGGTACAGAAATCTATTCGATGCATATACCTATGTTTACTATCCTTTTCGGATTATCAGTTGCTATGACAGTAGTAGCTATCTTAGGATATAACAATCGCAAAAGACAGTTTGTCATCAATCGTTTGAATATAATATTAAATTTTATACTAGTAGGATTATTCATATACAGATCACTAAACATATCTGGAGAAGCAGTTGATACTGTTTCGGAGAAAGGTATTGGAATGTTCCTCCCTCTTATTTCTATCCTGTTTATCGTGTTAGCAAACAGAGCCATTAAGAAGGATGAAGATCTCGTAAAATCAGTAGATCGTTTAAGATAA
- a CDS encoding cob(I)yrinic acid a,c-diamide adenosyltransferase: MKVYTKTGDKGTTALFGGTRVPKHHIRIESYGTVDELNSYIGLIRDQEMNQLYKNVLIEIQDRLFTVGAVLATDPEKAILKNGKERLNIPKISEADMALLENEIDRMEESLPPMTHFVLPGGHTTVSFCHIARCVCRRAERLSVQLNEIEPVDESVLMYLNRLSDYLFVLARKLTFDLGAEEVKWVPRKES; this comes from the coding sequence ATGAAGGTATATACAAAAACAGGAGATAAAGGAACTACGGCATTGTTTGGAGGAACGCGTGTTCCTAAACATCATATACGCATAGAAAGTTATGGAACAGTAGATGAGTTGAACTCTTATATTGGACTGATACGCGATCAAGAAATGAATCAATTGTATAAAAACGTTTTGATAGAGATACAAGATCGGTTATTTACTGTTGGTGCTGTTTTGGCTACAGATCCAGAGAAAGCCATTTTAAAAAATGGGAAAGAACGCTTAAATATTCCAAAAATTAGCGAAGCTGATATGGCGTTGTTAGAGAATGAAATTGATCGTATGGAGGAATCACTACCGCCAATGACTCATTTTGTGTTGCCTGGCGGTCATACAACAGTGTCATTCTGTCATATTGCCAGATGTGTTTGTCGTAGAGCAGAGCGTCTGTCAGTACAATTGAACGAGATAGAACCTGTTGATGAGTCTGTTTTAATGTATTTAAACCGACTTTCTGACTATCTATTTGTGTTGGCACGAAAGTTGACTTTTGATTTGGGTGCTGAAGAAGTAAAGTGGGTTCCTCGTAAGGAATCTTAA
- a CDS encoding DUF2795 domain-containing protein, translating to MYWTLELASYLSDAPWPATKDELIDYAIRTGAPLEVVENLQSIEDEGEIYESMEEIWPDYPTDEDYLWNEDEY from the coding sequence ATGTATTGGACATTAGAATTAGCATCTTATCTAAGTGATGCTCCATGGCCTGCTACTAAGGATGAACTTATTGATTATGCTATTAGAACGGGCGCTCCACTTGAGGTAGTTGAAAACCTTCAATCTATCGAAGATGAAGGGGAGATATACGAATCAATGGAAGAGATATGGCCAGATTATCCAACTGACGAAGATTATCTTTGGAACGAGGATGAGTATTAA